The following coding sequences are from one Granulicella arctica window:
- the pruA gene encoding L-glutamate gamma-semialdehyde dehydrogenase, which translates to MTSAQPTAASRLLASLSPFQNEAFLDFTLAENKRAMEAALTKVAGLLGREYDMVVGGRRLKTEGKIESVNPARPKQVVGVHQRAEAEHAEGAVEAARAAFVGWSRVPVAERAELLLKASGLIRERKFEFCAWLTLEVGKNWAEADADVGETIDFLEFYAREALKLDGAVTPIQMPGERNRLRYIPLGVGAVIPPWNFPFAIMAGMTAAAIVCGNTVVLKPSVDAPTIAAEFMKLLEEVGLPDGVVNFCPGEGPGFGSALVAHPQVRFISFTGSKAVGLEIHERAAKTQPGQIFIKRTVLEMGGKDAIIVAADCDLDAAVEGVAASAFGFNGQKCSACSRAIVDASVYDAFLERLQVRVDSIKVGDPAENFAAGPVISEKAYQRVLSYLEVAKSEGRVLNGGHAVETAEGGYYVAPTVVADVAPTARLAQEEIFGPVLAVIKSTSLDEALAIANNTEYGLTGAIYAGTREALDQASEEFHVGNLYLNRKCTGAMVGAHPFGGFNMSGTDSKAGGPDYLLLFTQAKSVAEKVGSLR; encoded by the coding sequence ATGACTTCTGCTCAGCCTACCGCTGCTTCTCGTCTGCTTGCCTCGCTTTCTCCGTTTCAGAATGAAGCGTTTCTGGACTTTACTCTCGCTGAGAACAAGCGAGCGATGGAGGCTGCGCTGACGAAGGTTGCGGGTCTGCTCGGGCGCGAGTACGACATGGTCGTCGGTGGGCGACGGCTGAAGACGGAGGGGAAGATCGAGTCGGTGAACCCGGCGCGGCCCAAGCAGGTGGTTGGGGTACATCAGCGGGCGGAGGCGGAGCACGCGGAGGGTGCGGTCGAGGCGGCGCGGGCGGCGTTTGTGGGATGGAGCCGGGTGCCGGTGGCAGAGCGGGCTGAGCTGCTGCTGAAGGCGTCGGGGCTGATTCGCGAGCGCAAGTTTGAGTTTTGCGCGTGGCTGACGTTGGAGGTAGGAAAGAACTGGGCCGAGGCGGACGCGGATGTAGGCGAGACGATCGACTTTTTGGAGTTTTATGCTCGTGAGGCATTGAAGCTGGATGGAGCGGTGACGCCGATCCAGATGCCGGGAGAGCGTAACCGGTTGCGCTACATTCCGCTGGGCGTGGGTGCGGTGATTCCACCATGGAACTTCCCATTTGCGATTATGGCGGGGATGACGGCAGCGGCGATTGTGTGCGGGAATACGGTGGTGCTGAAGCCGTCGGTGGATGCGCCGACGATTGCGGCAGAGTTTATGAAGCTGCTGGAGGAGGTTGGGCTGCCGGATGGGGTAGTGAACTTCTGTCCGGGTGAAGGTCCGGGGTTTGGAAGTGCGCTGGTGGCGCATCCTCAGGTGCGGTTTATCTCGTTTACGGGGTCGAAGGCGGTTGGGCTGGAGATTCACGAAAGGGCGGCGAAGACGCAGCCGGGGCAGATATTCATCAAGCGCACGGTGCTGGAGATGGGCGGCAAGGACGCGATCATCGTCGCGGCAGACTGTGATCTTGATGCTGCGGTGGAGGGGGTTGCGGCGAGCGCGTTTGGGTTCAACGGGCAGAAGTGCTCGGCGTGCTCGCGGGCGATTGTGGATGCTTCGGTTTATGACGCGTTCTTGGAGCGGTTACAGGTCCGGGTGGATTCGATCAAAGTGGGCGATCCGGCGGAGAACTTTGCGGCTGGGCCGGTGATCAGCGAGAAGGCCTACCAGCGGGTGTTGTCTTACCTTGAGGTGGCGAAGAGTGAGGGTCGGGTGCTGAATGGCGGGCATGCTGTCGAGACTGCTGAAGGTGGGTATTACGTTGCTCCGACGGTGGTGGCGGATGTGGCTCCGACGGCTCGGCTGGCTCAAGAGGAGATCTTTGGGCCGGTACTGGCGGTGATCAAGTCAACGAGCCTCGATGAAGCTTTGGCTATTGCGAACAACACGGAGTATGGGCTGACCGGGGCGATCTATGCTGGCACACGGGAGGCGCTGGATCAGGCGAGCGAGGAGTTCCACGTCGGCAATCTTTATTTGAATCGGAAGTGCACGGGAGCTATGGTGGGAGCGCATCCGTTTGGCGGGTTCAATATGAGTGGTACGGATTCTAAGGCGGGTGGGCCGGATTATTTGCTGCTGTTTACGCAGGCGAAGTCAGTGGCGGAAAAGGTGGGGAGTTTGCGGTAG
- a CDS encoding sensor histidine kinase has translation MNITRRRGTIAFFITLGALLVGGLITLNIGWILLNERTVVFAVLGIILFALLIAGVTLNTVFLVREIRRNERQDSFLNAVTHELKTPIASTRLYLETLQRRATSEEQRQQFYKIMLSDSDRLLATVEQVLKAGELGQRQRQLNRVTIDLESLLSDCIATTLQRHHLPPDAIVLQPVPGSVRLPVLGIPEDLRTAVLNLLDNAVKYSPEGVHITCRLAITRYTWATLTITDTGVGIPTKHLKTIFHRFYRVPGRDLIKIKGTGLGLFLVRNIARQHGGDVTAQSPGPNQGTTLTLKLPLANPTQSTPQKLSS, from the coding sequence ATGAACATCACCCGACGCCGCGGAACGATCGCCTTCTTTATCACCCTCGGCGCGCTCCTCGTCGGCGGTCTCATCACCCTCAACATCGGCTGGATCCTCCTCAACGAGCGCACCGTCGTCTTCGCCGTCCTCGGCATCATCCTCTTCGCTCTCCTCATCGCCGGCGTCACCCTCAACACTGTCTTCCTCGTCCGCGAGATCCGCCGCAACGAGCGCCAGGACTCCTTCCTCAACGCCGTCACCCACGAGCTCAAAACCCCCATCGCCAGCACCCGCCTCTACCTCGAAACCCTCCAGCGCCGCGCCACCTCCGAAGAGCAAAGACAGCAGTTCTACAAGATCATGCTCTCCGACTCCGACCGCCTCCTCGCCACCGTCGAGCAGGTGCTCAAAGCCGGCGAGCTCGGCCAGCGCCAGCGCCAGCTCAACCGCGTCACCATCGACCTCGAATCCCTCCTCTCCGACTGCATCGCCACCACCCTCCAGCGCCATCATCTTCCCCCCGACGCCATCGTCCTCCAGCCCGTCCCCGGCTCCGTCCGCCTCCCCGTCCTCGGCATCCCCGAAGACCTCCGCACCGCCGTCCTCAACCTCCTCGACAACGCCGTCAAATACTCCCCCGAAGGCGTCCACATCACCTGCCGACTCGCCATCACCCGCTACACCTGGGCCACCCTCACCATCACCGACACCGGCGTCGGCATCCCCACCAAGCACCTCAAAACCATCTTCCACCGCTTCTACCGAGTCCCCGGCCGCGACCTCATCAAGATCAAAGGCACCGGCCTCGGCCTCTTCCTCGTCCGCAACATAGCCCGCCAGCACGGCGGAGACGTCACCGCCCAAAGCCCAGGCCCCAACCAAGGCACCACCCTCACCCTAAAACTCCCCCTAGCCAACCCCACCCAATCCACCCCACAGAAACTGTCATCCTGA
- a CDS encoding DUF3761 domain-containing protein — protein MKPALHLATLAAGLLASLLVACPLLAQTTAPATPPPGATGLCKDGTYALDAKKSKACHGHHGIKQWYPAPIPSAAPAPEAPTATPPAVASAPSPTTQARTQSQAAAQSAGQSVTPPPTQSIKKDPTDPADSPTLASGPGFVWVNPSKKVYYCYGTRYYGKTRHGVYMTEAEARAQGIRGKSCPR, from the coding sequence ATGAAGCCAGCCCTCCATCTCGCGACACTCGCAGCCGGCCTCCTCGCCTCTCTCCTCGTGGCCTGTCCACTCCTCGCCCAAACCACCGCTCCCGCCACACCGCCGCCCGGAGCAACCGGCCTCTGCAAGGACGGCACCTACGCCCTCGACGCCAAAAAATCCAAAGCCTGTCACGGACATCACGGCATCAAACAGTGGTATCCCGCTCCCATCCCCTCCGCTGCCCCAGCGCCAGAAGCCCCTACAGCTACACCGCCCGCCGTAGCTTCCGCACCCAGCCCCACCACCCAGGCCCGCACCCAGAGCCAGGCCGCCGCCCAGAGCGCAGGCCAGTCCGTCACCCCTCCACCCACCCAGTCCATCAAGAAAGATCCCACCGACCCCGCCGACTCCCCCACACTCGCCAGCGGTCCCGGCTTCGTCTGGGTCAACCCCTCCAAAAAGGTCTATTACTGCTACGGCACCCGCTACTACGGCAAAACCAGGCACGGAGTCTACATGACCGAAGCCGAAGCCAGAGCCCAGGGAATCCGCGGCAAGAGCTGCCCCAGGTAA
- a CDS encoding fatty acid desaturase, with protein MTPTLLTPKEAQSTQTATQKRVKNVAAIPVVAEVQMKVKQDLRMGREHQQGRINWITTIAMGAFHVGAIAALFFFSWTNLLTFFVMYFFAINVGIGVAYHRLLTHRGYRTPKWVEYFVTACGCLALEGGPIFWVATHRVHHQNSDHEGDPHTPQDGTWWAHAGWILSGRALHSETALLGRYAPDLTRDPVHVWLSKYHYLPLVITGVLQIALGAAIAPAGHAVVGALGMVLWGTFLRVTIGLHATWLVNSATHLWGARRFETKDDSRNNWWVAILTGGEGWHNNHHAHPVSARHGLAWYEFDINYYCIWLLSKIGLAEKIQIAKFDKHDPKPAGA; from the coding sequence ATGACACCAACTCTCCTCACTCCGAAAGAAGCGCAGAGCACACAGACGGCAACCCAGAAGCGCGTCAAGAACGTCGCCGCGATCCCCGTCGTCGCCGAAGTCCAGATGAAGGTCAAACAGGACCTCCGCATGGGCCGCGAGCACCAGCAGGGCCGCATCAACTGGATCACCACCATCGCCATGGGAGCCTTCCACGTCGGCGCCATTGCCGCGCTCTTCTTCTTCTCCTGGACCAACCTGCTCACCTTCTTCGTCATGTACTTCTTCGCGATCAACGTCGGCATCGGCGTCGCGTACCACCGCCTGCTCACGCACCGCGGCTACCGCACCCCCAAGTGGGTCGAGTACTTCGTCACCGCCTGCGGCTGCCTCGCGCTCGAGGGCGGCCCCATCTTCTGGGTCGCCACCCACCGCGTCCATCATCAGAACTCCGACCACGAAGGCGATCCCCACACCCCGCAGGACGGCACCTGGTGGGCTCACGCCGGTTGGATCCTCTCCGGCCGTGCTCTCCACTCCGAGACCGCTCTCCTCGGCCGCTACGCTCCCGACCTCACCCGCGATCCCGTCCACGTCTGGCTCAGCAAGTACCACTACCTGCCACTCGTCATCACCGGCGTGCTCCAGATCGCTCTCGGAGCAGCCATCGCCCCTGCGGGCCACGCCGTCGTCGGCGCACTCGGCATGGTTCTCTGGGGAACCTTCCTCCGCGTCACCATCGGCCTCCACGCCACCTGGCTCGTCAACTCCGCGACCCACCTCTGGGGCGCACGCCGCTTCGAGACCAAGGACGACTCCCGCAACAACTGGTGGGTCGCTATCCTCACCGGCGGCGAAGGCTGGCACAACAACCACCACGCCCACCCCGTCAGCGCGCGCCACGGCCTCGCCTGGTACGAGTTCGACATCAATTACTACTGCATCTGGCTCCTCAGCAAAATCGGCCTCGCCGAAAAGATCCAGATCGCCAAATTCGACAAGCACGACCCCAAGCCAGCCGGAGCTTAA
- a CDS encoding type I phosphomannose isomerase catalytic subunit: MMTMTKGIAVAPFRLAPYFSPRIWGKADLRPWYESTGTTELVGEAWLTGPESVVESGELAGRSLASVVKEFGDAVIGPGGDGEFPLLVKILFPNEKLSLQVHPDDAHAQAMGQPRGKTECWYVLEAEPGAAVALGLKPGVGAAEVRAAVADGTMEDLMEHVPVEVGDMVFVDAGTVHAILPGVVLLETQQTSDTTFRMYDYGRPRELHLEQGLGVMKTHTKAGKVAPKQMDGFTRLIEEQYFSVDRFDVAAGSVQVAMDGPGCLVGLKGAGTVDGLAFKAGQAVVVPAGSDGVRVEARDGFSFARCVAPATK; this comes from the coding sequence ATGATGACGATGACTAAAGGGATTGCGGTTGCACCGTTTCGGTTGGCACCTTATTTCAGCCCGAGGATCTGGGGAAAGGCCGACCTGCGGCCGTGGTATGAGTCGACCGGGACGACGGAGCTGGTTGGCGAGGCATGGCTGACGGGGCCGGAGAGTGTGGTGGAGTCGGGCGAGCTGGCGGGACGGTCGCTGGCATCGGTGGTGAAGGAGTTTGGGGATGCGGTGATTGGGCCGGGTGGCGATGGAGAGTTTCCGCTGCTGGTGAAGATTCTGTTTCCGAATGAGAAGCTGTCGCTACAGGTGCATCCGGATGATGCGCATGCGCAGGCGATGGGCCAGCCTCGGGGTAAGACGGAGTGCTGGTATGTGCTCGAAGCGGAGCCGGGAGCGGCGGTGGCGCTGGGGCTGAAGCCGGGAGTCGGCGCGGCTGAGGTGCGGGCGGCGGTGGCGGATGGGACGATGGAGGATCTGATGGAGCATGTCCCGGTGGAGGTGGGGGATATGGTGTTCGTCGATGCGGGAACGGTGCATGCGATTCTGCCGGGCGTTGTGTTGTTGGAGACGCAGCAGACGAGCGATACGACGTTTCGGATGTACGACTATGGGCGTCCGCGGGAGCTGCACCTGGAGCAGGGCTTGGGTGTGATGAAGACGCACACGAAGGCAGGAAAGGTCGCGCCGAAGCAGATGGATGGCTTCACGCGACTGATCGAGGAGCAGTACTTCTCGGTGGATCGGTTCGATGTGGCTGCGGGGTCGGTGCAGGTGGCGATGGATGGGCCGGGATGCCTGGTCGGGCTGAAGGGCGCGGGCACGGTGGATGGGCTGGCGTTCAAGGCGGGACAGGCGGTGGTGGTTCCGGCGGGTTCGGATGGGGTGCGTGTTGAGGCGAGGGACGGGTTTTCGTTCGCGCGATGCGTGGCTCCGGCGACGAAGTAA
- a CDS encoding VOC family protein, translating into MSSVSAIPEGHHSVQPYLIFKDTVAAIAFYVKAFGATEKLCMKGPEGRVGHAEISIGDSRIMMADENAAMGAFSAEHYGGSPVSLLIYTEDCDAMYAQAVAAGAASLREPADQPYGDRMSGVKDPFGYQWYIATHILEISKEDLERI; encoded by the coding sequence ATGTCCAGTGTGAGTGCGATTCCGGAGGGGCACCATAGTGTGCAGCCGTACCTGATCTTCAAGGACACGGTGGCGGCGATTGCGTTTTATGTGAAGGCGTTCGGCGCGACGGAGAAGTTGTGCATGAAGGGGCCGGAGGGGCGTGTGGGCCATGCGGAGATCTCGATCGGCGACTCGCGGATCATGATGGCGGACGAGAACGCGGCGATGGGAGCGTTTAGCGCGGAGCACTATGGCGGGTCTCCGGTGAGCCTGCTGATCTATACGGAGGACTGCGATGCGATGTATGCGCAGGCGGTTGCGGCGGGAGCGGCTAGTTTGCGTGAACCGGCGGACCAGCCTTATGGGGATCGGATGAGTGGTGTTAAGGATCCTTTCGGGTATCAGTGGTACATTGCTACCCATATCCTCGAAATTTCAAAGGAAGATTTGGAGCGGATTTAA
- a CDS encoding NCS1 family nucleobase:cation symporter-1 — MAKKPFRVHGVSNSLWNEDLAPIAREDRTWGAYQFGSLWVAMSVCIPTYMLASGLIAAGMSWKQALGTILLGNVIVLIPMILNAHAGAKYGIPFPVYVRASFGVLGANVPAVLRALVACGWFGIQCWIGGLAIFSMVKVVAPGIAGDAVWYCFAAFWLLNMLVVVRGIETIKAIQAVGAPFMLIVGLALLFWMVGRAGGFGVVLASAAEFQPAAGAATPNFWKLFVPSLTGIVGFWATVALNIPDFTRYARSQKAQMVGQALGLPPAMTLYSFIGIAVTAATVIVTPNHKAIWNPIDLIASFHQPVIAMIGLVALLLATLNTNVAANVVSPSNDFSNLKPSLISFKMGGLITGVLGVLCMPWRLAADPDRYINGWLVGYSGLLGPIAGVMIVDYFIVRRRSLDVEGLYVRGGQYEYVGGFNLKAIAALVAGVVVALVGLFVAPLHWLYEYAWFVGFGVAGGVYLLLMSGPTERAVNPPTPLLIPVRGFGGEGA, encoded by the coding sequence TTGGCGAAGAAGCCGTTTCGAGTGCATGGTGTGTCGAACAGCCTGTGGAATGAAGATCTGGCGCCGATTGCTCGTGAGGATCGGACGTGGGGTGCGTACCAGTTCGGCTCGTTGTGGGTGGCGATGTCGGTGTGCATTCCGACGTACATGCTGGCGAGCGGGCTGATTGCGGCGGGGATGAGCTGGAAGCAGGCGCTGGGGACGATTCTGCTGGGCAATGTGATTGTGTTGATCCCGATGATTTTGAACGCGCATGCGGGAGCGAAGTACGGGATTCCGTTTCCGGTGTATGTGCGGGCGAGCTTCGGGGTGCTGGGGGCGAATGTTCCGGCGGTGCTGCGGGCGCTGGTGGCGTGCGGGTGGTTCGGGATTCAGTGCTGGATCGGCGGGCTGGCGATCTTCTCGATGGTGAAGGTGGTGGCACCGGGGATTGCGGGCGATGCGGTGTGGTACTGCTTTGCGGCGTTCTGGCTGCTGAACATGCTGGTGGTGGTGCGTGGGATCGAGACGATCAAGGCGATCCAGGCGGTAGGTGCGCCGTTCATGCTGATTGTGGGGCTGGCGCTGCTGTTCTGGATGGTAGGGCGTGCGGGTGGGTTTGGAGTAGTGCTGGCGAGTGCGGCGGAGTTTCAGCCTGCGGCTGGGGCGGCGACTCCGAACTTCTGGAAGCTGTTTGTGCCTTCGCTGACGGGGATTGTGGGGTTCTGGGCGACGGTGGCGTTAAATATTCCAGACTTTACGCGGTATGCGCGGTCGCAGAAGGCGCAGATGGTGGGGCAGGCGCTGGGGCTGCCTCCAGCGATGACGCTGTACTCGTTTATCGGGATCGCGGTGACGGCGGCGACGGTGATTGTGACGCCGAATCATAAGGCGATCTGGAACCCGATCGATCTGATCGCGAGCTTTCATCAGCCGGTGATTGCGATGATCGGGCTGGTGGCGCTGCTGCTGGCGACGCTGAATACGAATGTAGCGGCGAATGTGGTGAGTCCGTCGAACGATTTTTCGAATTTGAAACCGAGTCTGATCTCGTTCAAGATGGGTGGGCTGATTACGGGCGTGCTTGGGGTGCTGTGTATGCCGTGGCGGCTGGCGGCTGATCCGGATCGGTATATCAACGGATGGTTGGTGGGGTACTCGGGGCTGTTGGGGCCGATTGCGGGCGTGATGATCGTGGACTACTTCATCGTGCGGCGGCGGTCGCTGGATGTGGAGGGTTTGTATGTGCGGGGCGGGCAGTATGAGTATGTTGGCGGCTTCAATCTGAAGGCGATTGCGGCGCTGGTGGCGGGGGTGGTGGTGGCGCTGGTGGGGCTGTTCGTGGCTCCGCTGCACTGGTTGTATGAGTATGCGTGGTTTGTGGGGTTTGGCGTGGCGGGAGGGGTGTATCTGCTGCTGATGAGCGGGCCGACGGAGCGGGCGGTGAATCCGCCTACGCCGTTGTTGATTCCGGTGCGTGGGTTTGGTGGGGAAGGGGCTTAG
- a CDS encoding IclR family transcriptional regulator domain-containing protein, with the protein MSLTRRPSDTPASEPAEAPAVKTTPAAALDAYTGDPNFMTSLARGLIVIQAFTQQSPQMTISQLSVKTGLSRAAVRRCLYTLTKLGFAGAEDGSRYGLRPRMLTLSHSYTASSTLSTAAQPILERMSATLRESFSVATLDGDDIVYIARTTVDRVMVAVDLHIGSRLPAYCTSMGRVLLAYLPPDKLEQYLARVELIPRTTRTITTVDKLRLALRNVRRTGYALVDQELEVGLRSLAVPVYAPSGRVVATINLSGHAPRMPVYDMQTRFLPHLRNAANELGVFLR; encoded by the coding sequence ATGAGTCTCACTCGCCGCCCTTCCGACACCCCCGCATCCGAGCCAGCCGAAGCACCCGCCGTCAAAACGACACCCGCCGCCGCACTCGACGCCTACACCGGCGACCCCAACTTCATGACCTCGCTGGCCCGCGGTCTCATCGTCATCCAGGCCTTCACCCAGCAATCCCCCCAGATGACCATCTCCCAGCTCAGCGTGAAGACCGGCCTCTCCCGCGCCGCCGTCCGCCGCTGCCTCTACACCCTCACCAAGCTCGGCTTCGCCGGTGCCGAGGACGGCTCGCGCTACGGCCTCCGCCCGCGTATGCTGACGCTCTCACACAGCTACACCGCCTCGAGCACCCTCTCCACCGCCGCTCAGCCCATCCTCGAGCGCATGTCCGCAACCCTCCGCGAGTCCTTCTCCGTCGCCACCCTCGATGGCGACGACATCGTCTACATCGCCCGCACCACCGTCGACCGCGTCATGGTCGCCGTCGATCTCCACATCGGCAGCCGCCTCCCCGCCTACTGCACCAGCATGGGCCGAGTCCTGCTCGCCTACCTGCCTCCCGACAAGCTCGAGCAATACCTCGCCCGCGTCGAACTCATCCCCCGCACCACCCGCACCATCACCACCGTCGACAAACTGCGCCTGGCCCTTCGCAACGTCCGTCGCACCGGCTACGCCTTGGTGGACCAGGAACTCGAGGTCGGCCTCCGCTCCCTCGCCGTCCCCGTCTACGCCCCATCCGGCCGCGTCGTCGCCACCATCAACCTCAGCGGCCACGCCCCCCGCATGCCCGTCTACGACATGCAAACCCGCTTCCTCCCCCACCTCCGCAACGCCGCCAACGAGCTAGGCGTCTTTCTCCGCTAG
- the pgi gene encoding glucose-6-phosphate isomerase: MATQQVALGDRPAWKALQAHFEQVGKKHLRELFAEDPSRGERYTAETGGIFLDYSKNRVTDETLKLLVQLAEESGLREKIEAMFTGEKINITENRAVLHVALRAPKSESIVLDGEDVVPAVHAVLDKMSGFADRVRSGEWKGHTGKRIKNIVNIGIGGSDLGPVMAYEALKHYSQRDLTFRFVSNVDGTDFAEAVQDLSADETLFLVASKTFTTLETMTNAHSAREWSLASLKDDAAVAKHFVAISTNAKEVSKFGIDTENMFGFWDWVGGRYSMDSAIGLSTMLAIGPKHFREMLAGFHEIDVHFRTTPFEKNLPALLGLLTVWYTDFFDAQTVAILPYEQYLKRFPAYLQQLTMESNGKHVTLDGQHVATETGPVYWGEPGTNGQHSFYQLIHQGTRLIPCDFIGFYKTLNSLGRHHDMLMANVFAQAEALAFGKTAEQVKAEGTPDWLVPHRVFEGNRPSNTILADHLTPEVLGKLVALYEHAVFTQGVIWNIDSFDQWGVELGKVLATRILGELESAGKPDGSHDSSTNSLIERYRKNK, from the coding sequence ATGGCAACACAGCAGGTAGCACTTGGCGATCGTCCGGCGTGGAAGGCTCTTCAGGCTCACTTTGAGCAGGTTGGAAAGAAGCATCTGCGGGAGTTATTTGCAGAGGACCCGAGCCGTGGAGAGCGTTATACCGCCGAGACGGGTGGGATCTTTCTGGATTACTCGAAGAATCGCGTGACGGATGAGACGTTGAAATTGCTGGTGCAGCTTGCGGAGGAGTCGGGGCTGCGCGAGAAGATCGAGGCGATGTTCACGGGCGAGAAGATCAACATCACGGAGAACCGCGCGGTGCTGCATGTGGCTCTGCGTGCGCCGAAGAGCGAGTCGATCGTGCTGGACGGCGAGGACGTGGTTCCGGCGGTGCATGCGGTGCTGGATAAGATGTCGGGATTTGCCGACCGCGTGCGCTCGGGTGAGTGGAAGGGCCACACGGGCAAGCGGATCAAGAACATCGTAAACATCGGTATCGGCGGCTCGGACCTGGGGCCGGTGATGGCGTATGAGGCGCTGAAGCACTACAGCCAACGCGACCTGACGTTCCGATTTGTCTCGAATGTGGATGGGACGGATTTTGCTGAAGCGGTGCAGGATCTGAGCGCGGACGAGACGCTGTTTCTAGTGGCGTCGAAGACCTTTACGACGCTGGAGACGATGACGAATGCGCATTCGGCGCGGGAGTGGTCGCTGGCATCGCTGAAGGATGATGCTGCGGTGGCGAAGCACTTTGTGGCGATCTCGACGAACGCGAAGGAGGTGTCGAAGTTCGGTATCGACACGGAGAACATGTTCGGCTTCTGGGACTGGGTTGGTGGACGGTACTCGATGGATTCGGCGATTGGGTTGTCGACGATGCTGGCGATTGGGCCGAAGCATTTCCGTGAGATGTTGGCGGGATTCCATGAGATAGATGTGCACTTCCGGACGACGCCGTTCGAGAAGAACCTGCCTGCGCTGCTGGGGCTGCTGACGGTCTGGTATACGGACTTTTTCGATGCGCAGACGGTGGCGATTCTGCCGTATGAGCAGTATCTGAAGCGGTTTCCGGCGTACCTACAGCAGTTGACGATGGAGTCGAATGGCAAGCATGTGACGCTGGATGGACAGCATGTGGCGACGGAGACCGGGCCGGTCTACTGGGGCGAGCCAGGGACGAATGGACAGCACTCGTTCTATCAGCTCATTCATCAGGGGACGCGGTTGATTCCGTGCGACTTCATTGGGTTTTACAAGACGCTGAATTCGCTGGGGCGGCATCACGATATGTTGATGGCGAATGTGTTTGCTCAGGCGGAGGCTCTGGCGTTTGGTAAGACTGCGGAGCAGGTGAAGGCAGAGGGTACGCCGGATTGGCTGGTGCCGCATCGTGTGTTCGAGGGGAATCGTCCGTCGAATACGATCCTTGCGGATCACCTGACGCCGGAGGTTCTGGGCAAGCTGGTTGCGCTGTACGAGCATGCGGTGTTTACGCAGGGCGTGATCTGGAACATCGACTCGTTCGATCAGTGGGGCGTGGAACTGGGCAAGGTGCTGGCGACGCGCATCCTGGGCGAGTTGGAGAGCGCGGGCAAGCCGGATGGGTCGCATGACTCGTCGACGAACAGCCTGATTGAGCGGTATCGGAAGAACAAGTAG
- a CDS encoding peroxiredoxin-like family protein has protein sequence MADTNSNSLQDRLDTITANTRRLVQPERLAISEQATADLFSTGIEDRLLPAGATAPDFTLPDALGKPVRSSDLLALGPLVINFFRGRWDPYCVTELEAWRDLYPELRRLGALFIAVSPQTIRQNDFAVQQHGLPFPMLADEGAVLAGAFGIAYSLPEDARRYYRSILVNIPFNNSGAGYERATEASWRLPLPATIVLRQDNTIAFSEAHADPRVRPEPSEVLTTLASL, from the coding sequence GTGGCCGATACCAACTCCAACTCTCTGCAAGACCGCCTCGACACCATCACCGCCAACACCCGCCGTCTCGTGCAGCCCGAGCGCCTCGCCATCTCCGAGCAGGCCACCGCCGACCTCTTCAGCACCGGCATCGAAGACCGTCTCCTCCCCGCCGGCGCGACCGCCCCCGACTTCACCCTGCCCGACGCCCTCGGCAAGCCCGTCCGCTCCTCCGACCTCCTCGCCCTCGGCCCACTCGTCATCAACTTCTTCCGCGGCCGCTGGGACCCCTACTGCGTCACCGAGCTCGAAGCTTGGCGCGACCTCTACCCCGAGCTCCGCCGCCTCGGCGCACTCTTCATCGCCGTCTCCCCCCAGACCATCCGCCAGAACGACTTCGCCGTCCAGCAGCACGGCCTTCCCTTCCCCATGCTCGCCGATGAAGGCGCTGTCCTCGCCGGAGCCTTCGGCATCGCCTACAGCCTGCCCGAAGACGCCCGCCGCTACTACCGCAGCATCCTCGTCAACATCCCCTTCAACAACTCAGGCGCAGGCTACGAGCGCGCCACCGAAGCAAGCTGGCGGCTCCCCCTGCCCGCCACCATCGTCCTCCGCCAGGACAACACCATCGCCTTCAGCGAAGCCCACGCCGACCCACGCGTACGCCCAGAACCCAGCGAAGTCCTCACCACCCTCGCCTCGCTCTAA